The following are encoded in a window of Deinococcus sp. Marseille-Q6407 genomic DNA:
- a CDS encoding adenine-specific methyltransferase EcoRI family protein, with amino-acid sequence MSRLIDRSFLTEAKKNKKDEFYTQRVDIDRELQYYEGQFKGRTVYCNTDHPKKSNFVRYFLDNFTRLGLRRLIATGYAVDGSNCGTYFSYTGNPDELVAWKNDELTLLQGNGDFRSDECVALLRESDIIVTNPPYSLLREFVGCIESFNKDFLIIATVNAITYKEIFRLIHAGKIWLGVGLGRDISGFIVPDHYELYGTEARLNDRGERIVSTNNSLWLTNLDSERRHQDIPLVKTYSANEADYPHYDNLDGINVNKTKDIPSDWFGLMGVPITFLHKHNPAQFEIVGFRKGNDGKDLRINGKAPYFRIIIRRREER; translated from the coding sequence ATGTCACGACTTATCGATCGCTCTTTCTTAACGGAAGCAAAAAAGAACAAGAAGGATGAGTTTTATACTCAGAGGGTCGATATTGACCGTGAGCTTCAATATTATGAGGGCCAATTCAAAGGCAGGACCGTCTATTGTAATACAGATCACCCAAAAAAGAGTAATTTTGTCCGATATTTTTTAGATAACTTTACCCGTCTTGGTTTAAGGCGGCTCATTGCTACCGGATATGCAGTGGATGGTAGCAATTGCGGTACCTATTTTTCATACACAGGGAATCCAGATGAGCTTGTCGCTTGGAAGAACGATGAGTTAACACTACTGCAAGGGAATGGGGACTTTAGAAGCGATGAGTGTGTTGCTTTGCTTCGGGAATCAGATATCATTGTTACTAATCCCCCATACTCCTTGCTTCGCGAGTTTGTTGGGTGCATAGAATCTTTTAACAAAGATTTCTTGATTATTGCCACCGTCAATGCCATTACCTACAAGGAGATATTCCGACTCATTCATGCTGGCAAGATTTGGCTCGGGGTCGGTTTGGGGCGTGATATTTCTGGGTTTATTGTTCCTGATCATTATGAGCTTTATGGTACCGAAGCCAGATTGAATGACCGAGGCGAGCGGATCGTGTCCACAAATAACAGCCTCTGGCTCACTAATTTAGACTCTGAACGACGTCATCAGGATATTCCTCTCGTGAAGACCTACAGCGCTAACGAGGCTGATTATCCTCACTATGACAACCTCGATGGTATCAACGTCAATAAAACCAAGGATATCCCTTCTGATTGGTTCGGACTAATGGGAGTGCCCATTACCTTCCTCCATAAACACAATCCTGCTCAATTTGAGATCGTAGGATTTCGCAAGGGGAATGACGGGAAAGATCTGCGAATTAACGGAAAAGCACCCTACTTTAGGATCATTATCAGACGAAGAGAGGAAAGATAA
- a CDS encoding EcoRI family type II restriction endonuclease: MTTQHIASKGVEGIFSELARKHDLDVGEVATKVMEMLCIEFPMMEFRKRASLSKSTINKRLHAIDDRLGHELFVSNAAIRPDGGIIEVKDDKGEWRIVLVTEAKYQGKDVENIKLGVLVGKNSDQDIMAAGNAIERSHKNIKEIANYMLDEQHFPYVLFLEGSNFLTETIEVTRPDGRTVILEYNSSNLNRIDRLTAANYSMPINTNLCENISVISRNQAIMLQAASIYTEGRGQKWDADKMADVMLDVARTSIRLLASDLFSQMTKNETGNQQ; the protein is encoded by the coding sequence TTGACTACTCAGCACATAGCTAGCAAAGGCGTGGAAGGCATTTTTAGTGAGTTGGCTCGCAAGCATGACCTAGACGTAGGGGAAGTCGCGACAAAGGTCATGGAAATGCTTTGCATAGAGTTTCCTATGATGGAGTTCCGCAAGCGTGCTTCGTTAAGCAAATCGACAATCAATAAACGCTTGCATGCAATAGATGACAGGCTTGGGCATGAGCTTTTCGTCAGTAATGCAGCAATACGTCCGGATGGCGGTATCATTGAGGTCAAAGACGATAAAGGTGAATGGCGTATCGTTCTAGTCACAGAAGCAAAATATCAGGGAAAAGATGTCGAAAATATTAAACTAGGTGTTCTTGTCGGTAAAAACAGTGATCAGGACATTATGGCAGCAGGGAATGCAATAGAGCGTTCTCACAAAAATATAAAAGAAATAGCTAACTATATGCTAGACGAGCAGCACTTTCCTTACGTATTGTTTCTGGAGGGTTCCAATTTTCTCACTGAAACTATAGAGGTTACTCGCCCAGACGGACGAACAGTTATACTCGAGTATAACTCAAGTAATCTGAATAGGATTGATCGCCTTACTGCCGCTAACTATTCAATGCCAATCAACACGAATCTATGTGAAAATATCAGTGTGATTAGCCGAAATCAAGCGATAATGTTGCAGGCAGCTTCAATTTATACTGAAGGCCGTGGTCAGAAATGGGATGCAGACAAAATGGCGGATGTCATGCTAGACGTGGCTAGAACATCAATTAGATTACTTGCAAGTGACTTATTCAGCCAGATGACAAAGAATGAAACGGGTAACCAGCAGTAA
- a CDS encoding transposase translates to MNQPVSGERTHILSQRILDIPETLYQQRSLQASLHLFHSPGQKTNFSQAEGVSPSALSRFFNIYDWNSDRCWEEMQDFQWRMLLDAARHKRRPRLRLSVDLTTVEKVGTQLPYVSVYNGRHGIHLVVLFAENGELKFPISYRVYQGKYTSTPVTLALDLLEEVPNFVGKRFQVCVLADSGFESAVFLDGVQRLGFEFVVGVRSNRRTDHPGRVTVADCPHGGYVNLANWPLETLTLGRIDRGDREFFAVSSELLEGKDILAEGKRRWALESFFKEGKHQFGLAQFALRTARGLDRWILMVFLAFTLTMLYRSEDMTLKEAARLALHTLFPEVRLNHLLSQLQKEQEFLHQHGYSLSYARCNL, encoded by the coding sequence GTGAATCAACCGGTTTCAGGGGAGCGCACCCATATTCTCTCACAGCGGATTCTGGATATTCCAGAGACGCTGTATCAGCAGCGAAGCTTGCAAGCTTCGCTGCACCTCTTCCACAGTCCAGGTCAGAAGACCAACTTCAGCCAGGCTGAGGGAGTCAGTCCCAGTGCACTCAGCCGTTTCTTCAACATCTATGACTGGAATTCAGACCGCTGCTGGGAAGAGATGCAGGACTTCCAGTGGCGCATGTTGCTGGACGCGGCTCGTCACAAACGCAGACCTCGTCTGCGTCTCAGCGTGGATCTGACCACGGTGGAAAAGGTGGGGACTCAACTGCCCTACGTCAGCGTCTACAACGGCAGGCACGGCATTCATTTGGTGGTCTTGTTCGCCGAAAATGGGGAACTGAAGTTCCCCATTTCTTACCGGGTCTACCAGGGCAAGTACACCAGCACTCCCGTCACGTTAGCCCTTGACCTGCTGGAAGAGGTGCCAAACTTCGTCGGGAAGCGCTTTCAGGTCTGCGTACTGGCAGACAGTGGATTCGAATCCGCTGTCTTTCTGGACGGTGTGCAGCGTCTCGGTTTCGAGTTCGTGGTGGGTGTGCGGAGCAACCGACGCACGGATCATCCTGGGCGGGTGACAGTGGCGGATTGTCCGCACGGAGGGTATGTCAACCTCGCCAATTGGCCTCTAGAAACGCTGACCCTGGGGAGAATAGACCGTGGGGACCGTGAATTCTTCGCGGTGTCATCCGAGCTGCTGGAGGGGAAGGACATCCTTGCTGAAGGAAAACGGCGCTGGGCGCTGGAATCCTTTTTTAAGGAGGGAAAGCATCAGTTTGGGTTGGCGCAGTTCGCGCTGCGAACTGCCAGGGGTCTGGACCGCTGGATTTTGATGGTCTTCCTGGCCTTCACCCTGACCATGCTGTACCGCTCTGAGGACATGACCCTGAAAGAGGCAGCCCGCTTGGCCCTACATACCCTCTTCCCCGAAGTCAGGCTGAACCACCTGCTGAGCCAGCTTCAAAAAGAGCAAGAATTCCTCCACCAGCACGGCTATTCGCTCAGCTATGCAAGGTGCAACTTATGA